The following are encoded together in the Parabacteroides chongii genome:
- the dapF gene encoding diaminopimelate epimerase: MTNPIRFTKMHGAGNDYIYVNSMAYPLENPEELAIKLSAPHTGIGSDGLVLIGSSEKADFSMRIFNADGSEARMCGNASRCIGKYVYEAGLTNKEIVTLETLSGIKILQLAVSNGTVTEVTVDMGTPEIIEPSIELEADGQTYTGTILSMGNPHLVIFVTNINDIDLPAIGPKLECHPLFPDRTNVEFVQVLKDDEVRMRVWERGSGITQACGTGACATAVAGVVCGKTQRKTKVIMDGGPLTIHWDKDNGKVYMTGGAVTVFEGTIEV; this comes from the coding sequence ATGACAAATCCAATTAGATTCACAAAGATGCACGGAGCCGGTAACGACTACATATACGTAAACTCGATGGCTTATCCGCTGGAAAATCCGGAAGAGCTGGCCATTAAGTTAAGTGCACCGCATACAGGTATCGGATCGGATGGATTGGTTTTAATCGGTTCATCGGAAAAAGCAGATTTCAGCATGCGGATATTCAATGCCGACGGCTCCGAAGCCAGGATGTGCGGAAACGCTTCCCGTTGTATAGGTAAATATGTGTATGAAGCAGGACTGACCAACAAAGAGATAGTCACACTGGAAACATTATCAGGCATCAAGATTCTCCAACTGGCGGTTTCCAACGGCACCGTAACCGAAGTAACGGTCGATATGGGAACCCCGGAAATAATTGAACCATCCATTGAACTGGAAGCCGACGGACAAACCTATACCGGCACTATCCTGTCGATGGGAAACCCTCACCTGGTTATTTTTGTTACTAATATAAACGATATCGACTTGCCGGCTATCGGACCTAAGCTGGAATGTCATCCCCTCTTCCCCGACCGGACAAATGTTGAGTTTGTACAGGTTTTAAAAGACGATGAAGTCCGGATGAGGGTATGGGAACGGGGATCAGGGATTACCCAAGCTTGCGGAACAGGTGCTTGTGCAACGGCCGTCGCAGGAGTCGTATGTGGCAAGACCCAACGTAAAACAAAAGTGATCATGGACGGCGGACCGCTCACCATCCACTGGGATAAAGACAATGGTAAAGTCTATATGACCGGAGGAGCAGTTACCGTATTTGAAGGGACAATAGAAGTATAA